TCGTTAAAGGCGATGTGACCGTCGTTGCCGACGCCGCCCATAAACAGATGGATTTTACCGTAAGAACGAATTTTTTCTTCATATTGACGGCATTCTGCATCGATATCCGGTGCGTTACCGTTGAGAAGATTGATGTTTTCTGCTGGAATATCAACGTGATCGAAAAAGTTACGATGCATAAAGCTGTGGTAGCTTTCCGGATGCTCTTTCGGCAGGCCAACATATTCGTCCATATTAAAGGTGACCACATGCTTAAAGCTGACCTCGCCCGCTTTGTGCATCTCAACCAGCGCTTTGTACGCCGTTAGCGGCGTGCCGCCGGTAGGCAGTCCAAGGACAAACGGACGATCGGCGGTCGGTTTGAACGCATTAATACGGTTAACGATATGGCGAGCGGCCCATTTGCCAACCTGTTCTGCGGTACTCAGGGGGATCAGTCTCATTCTTCACCTCAATAATCAATGTCAAAATTTGGCGGATCGTATTAAGCGTAACCTGGATATCCAGGGTTCGTGTTCAATCCGTCCTGATTTTTTGAATCATAAAATAAGTTTTCTGTGTTAGCCAGTGGATGGTAGGGGTGATTACGATATTTAGTGATTATAATCACAAAAAACACCCGTTTAATTTGCGAGGCGAATTAATTTTCCACACACTCTGCAGAAGATGATCTCACCGTTCGATTACAGAACATCACGTTTTTAACGTTTGCAGCACAATAAAAAACGGCTTCAAAGAAGCCATATCGGCGTCTCGTAGGGGGAATAAGATGAATATTTTAGGTTTTTTCCAGCGGCTGGGTA
This DNA window, taken from Salmonella enterica subsp. enterica serovar Typhimurium str. LT2, encodes the following:
- the nagB gene encoding glucosamine-6-phosphate deaminase (similar to E. coli glucosamine-6-phosphate deaminase (AAC73772.1); Blastp hit to AAC73772.1 (266 aa), 95% identity in aa 1 - 266) produces the protein MRLIPLSTAEQVGKWAARHIVNRINAFKPTADRPFVLGLPTGGTPLTAYKALVEMHKAGEVSFKHVVTFNMDEYVGLPKEHPESYHSFMHRNFFDHVDIPAENINLLNGNAPDIDAECRQYEEKIRSYGKIHLFMGGVGNDGHIAFNEPASSLASRTRIKTLTHDTRVANSRFFDGDVNQVPKYALTVGVGTLLDAEEVMILVLGHQKAQALQAAVEGNVNHMWTISCLQLHPKAVVVCDEPSTMELKVKTLKYFNELEAENIKGL